The following are encoded in a window of Lactobacillus panisapium genomic DNA:
- a CDS encoding NAD(P)/FAD-dependent oxidoreductase, protein MKKFDIAIIGAGPVGLFCANFAHLHGLTSITFDSLKEVGGQPQFLYPNKKISDIPVFDQITGFDLISRLKKSATGKTTFSLNHRVTSIEQEEDKFLIDGDFEVKSVIIATGTGSFKPKKLPLKMDEAIEKRVHYFVQDLAKYAGQTVAVFGGGDSALDWALELAEESNTQVKLIHRRNEFRGLESSIQQLKSLKNVEILTPYLPKTITLRNNQLEVGLKQMGETDIIKRHFDQIIVAYGFRADNSIARKWGINLTNGQIDVTREMATNIPGIYAIGDSATYPGRVPVIGLGFGEAQIAITAIMRSLFPEKTLTIHSTSI, encoded by the coding sequence ATAAAAAAATTTGATATAGCAATCATCGGTGCAGGCCCAGTCGGTCTATTTTGTGCAAATTTTGCCCACCTACATGGTTTAACATCAATTACATTTGATTCTTTAAAGGAGGTTGGTGGACAACCACAATTTTTATATCCGAATAAAAAAATTTCTGATATTCCTGTTTTTGATCAAATTACTGGCTTTGATTTAATTAGTCGCTTAAAGAAATCTGCTACTGGCAAGACCACTTTTTCATTAAACCATCGCGTTACTTCTATTGAGCAAGAAGAAGACAAATTTCTTATTGATGGTGATTTTGAGGTAAAAAGCGTCATTATTGCTACCGGAACTGGTTCATTTAAACCAAAGAAATTGCCTCTAAAAATGGATGAGGCAATTGAAAAACGCGTGCATTATTTTGTTCAAGATTTAGCTAAATACGCCGGTCAAACAGTTGCCGTTTTTGGTGGTGGTGATTCAGCTCTTGATTGGGCACTTGAACTTGCGGAGGAAAGCAACACGCAAGTCAAATTAATTCATCGCCGAAATGAATTTCGCGGTTTAGAATCTTCAATACAGCAACTGAAAAGTTTAAAAAATGTTGAAATTCTAACCCCTTATCTTCCTAAAACAATTACATTAAGGAATAATCAACTTGAGGTTGGTCTCAAACAAATGGGAGAAACCGACATTATTAAGCGCCACTTTGATCAAATCATTGTTGCCTATGGCTTTAGAGCAGATAACAGTATTGCCCGTAAGTGGGGCATTAATCTGACCAACGGCCAAATTGATGTCACGCGGGAAATGGCAACTAATATACCAGGTATTTATGCGATTGGTGATAGTGCCACTTACCCTGGTCGCGTTCCTGTAATCGGACTAGGCTTTGGCGAAGCTCAAATTGCAATTACCGCAATTATGCGCTCGCTTTTCCCAGAAAAAACCTTAACAATTCATTCAACCAGTATTTAG